The DNA segment GTACCGAAGCGCCGCTGGTCGCATCGGATGTGGCCTTCCCGGCCCATAACGACCGCCCCGAGGCGTTGACCCACGAAGGCGCGGACACCCAGGCTGCTGCCGTGATCGCCTGGCCCACGGGTGGCGGCACGCAGGGGATTGCCGAAAGCCGCCGGCTGGAGATCCTCGCCGCGATCTTTGGCGATCGCCTGTTCGATCGCCTTCGTTCGGTCGCGGGTGCCAGCTACAGCCCCAGTGCGCTCAGCCAGTGGCCGCTCGGGCTGAACAGCGGCGGGCGCGTGCTCGCCGTCGGCCAGGTCGCACCGGAGAACGTCGACCTGTTCTTCAAGCTGAGCCGGGAGATCGCGGCCGAACTCGTCACCACGCCGGTGACGGAGGATGAGCTGCGCCGGGCGATCGGGCCGATGATGCAGTATCTGGCGCGCGCATCCTCGGGCAACCAGTTCTGGCTGCTGCAGGTGAGTGGCGGCGCTTATGACGCGAACCGCCTAGCGGGCGCGCGAACCTTGGTCAGCGACTATATGTCGATCACTCCGCAGACGTTGCAGGCCACGGCTGCCAAATACCTGCGGCCGGAGCGGGACTGGACGCTCACGGTTCTGCCGAAAGACAAGGCCAAGTAATCAACGAGCCCGGCCGCCCCGCATGACAGGGTGGCCGGGCGCGACGGCGATCGGTCTTCGACGAGTCCGGGCGCGCGCCTGGTTCGTTCAGCCCTTGTAGAGTGCTTCGAGACGCTCGCCATAGATCTTGCGCAGCACATGGCGACGGATCTTCAGGCTGGGCGTCAGCTGCTCGTTCTCAATGGTGAAGGGCTCGTCGGCGAGCATGAAGCGCCGGACACGCTCCGTTACCGACAGATCCTTGTTCGTACGCTCAACCGCCTGCCCGATGGCGGAACGGTAAGCGGCATTCGCGGCGAGCGCCGATGGATCATTGCTGATCCCGTTGGTCGTACAGAATTCGCGCGTCCAGTCCGGATCGGGCACGATGACGGCCACCATATGCGGCTTGCGATCGCCGGCGATCATCGCCTGCATGATCTCGGGCTGCAGCGTCAGCATGCCCTCGACCTTTTGCGGCGCGACATTGTCGCCCTTGTCGTTGATGATCAGGTCCTTCTTGCGGTCCGTGATCTTGATCCTGCCGGCCGTATCGATCACCCCGATGTCGCCGGTGTGCAGCCATCCGTCCTGCAACACCCGTGCGGTTTCGCTGGGGTTGCGCCAATAACCGTGCATCACCAGTTCACCGCGTACGAGGATCTCGCCATCCTCGGCAAGGCGCACTTCCGTCATGGGCAATGGCGGGCCGACGCTGTCGACGGTGACGCCGACCTTGGGACGGTTGCAGGAGATGACGGGCCCTGCCTCCGTCTGGCCGTAGCCCTGGAGAAAGGTGACGCCCAGCGACTGGAAGAAGATGCCGACTTCCGGGGTGAGCGGTGCGCCGCCGGAAACCATCGCCTTCATGCGGCCGCCGAACTTCTTCGCGATCTTCGGCTTGAACACGGCATCGACCAGCAGCGCCTTTGGCCGATCGCTGAGCCGCAACGTACCGGCGGCACGCTTGGCCCCGATGTCCAGCGCCGCGCCGAGCAGGCGCTGCGACAGGCCGCCCTGTTTGTCGATCGCCTTGCTGATCCGCACGCGAAGCACCTCGAACAGGCGCGGCACGACGAACATGATGGTGGGGCGAACCTCCTCCATGTTCGCGGCGAGCTTCTCCAGCCCTTCGGCGTAGTAGATCTGACCACCCATGGCGATCGGCAGCATCTGTCCGCCGGTATGTTCATAGGCGTGGCTCAAGGGGAGGAAGGAGAGGAACACCTCCTCGCCCCAGCCCAGATCCTCCGAAATGACATTGGCGCAACCGGCGATGTTGTGGAGGATCGCGCCATGGTGCTGCATCACGCCGCGCGGCGCGCCGCCTGTGCCCGAGGTGTAGATGATGCAGGCGGTATCGTCCCGGCCGAAGCCTGCGCCGGCCGCGATCACCGCAGGCGGCGTGTCATGTTCCTTGATGAGGCCAGCCCAGCTGCAACTGCGCACGCCGGAGGGGCGGGGGCGAAGCTGATCAAAGGCGATCACCGTTTCGACGTGCGTGGTGCGCAGCACTGCCTTCAGCAGCGTATCGGCGAGCTTCTGCGTCGAGACGATCACCGCGCGCGCACCCGAATTCTCGATGATATGGGCGTGATCGCGTTCAGTGTTGGTGATGTAGGTCGGCACGGTGATGCACCCCGCCGCCATGATGGCGAGATCGCTGATGCACCATTCCGGCCGGTTCTCGCTGACCAGCATCACCCGATCGCCCCGGCTAAGGCCGATCGACTTGAGCGCGGTCGCCAAGCTTGCCACTTGCCGGGCGGCCTCAGACCAGCTGATCGGCTGCCACGCGCCGTCCCGCTTCGCCCAGAGGAAGGGCACATCGCCCTTTTGCTCCGCACGGGTGAAGAACATCGTCACCAGATTCGGGAAATGTTCGAGCTGGCGTGGCGCCATGTTCCTCTCCGCTTCTTTTCTTCTTGTACGGTTTACTGGCGCAGCGCCGTTCCGACGCTGCGCGGATCGGGCGCGCCGATCCATCCAGCCGCGGTCTTTTCTGCGGCATTGGCCTTGAGGCCGAGACGCCCGACCGACACCTTGTGCCCCATCGCCTCCAGCGCGGGCTTCATGGCCGGCAAGCTGGTGCCCTGTTCGAGAACCAGCCCGTCCTTGTTGAAATAGATGAGGCCAAGACCAAGGGCTTCCTTCGCCGGCAGCTTCCAGTCGAGATGGGCGATGATCGCCTTCGTCACCTGCATCAGGATCGTCTTGCCGCCTGCGGCGCCAACGGTGAAGATCGGCGCGCCGCTTCCATCATACACGATCGTCGGGGCCATGGACGAAAGCGGCCGCTTTCCGCCCTCCACGCGGTTGGCGACGGGCGCGCCGTTCTTTTCGGGCGCGAGGCTGAAATCGGTCAGCTCGTTGTTGAGCGCGAAGCCGTTGGCGATCAGCTGGCTGCCGAACGGGCCTTCGATCGTCGAGGTCATGGTGGCGATGTCACCCTTGGCGTCGATCGCGACAAAATGCGTGGTGCCGGGCACTTCCTGCTGCGGCGCATAGGTACGCGGCTTGGCGCCCGGCGGCGTGCCGGGTTCGTATGTGCCGAGCGCGCGTGTCTCGGAGATCAGACCCGACCGCTGGGCGATATAGCCCTTGTCGATCAGCCCGGCGACCGGCACGTCCACGAAGTCGGTGTCGCCGAGGTACAACTCACGATCGGCATAAGCGAGCTGCATCGCTTCGCCGATCAGATGCCAGGCGACCGGCGAGTCCTTGCCCAGCCTGGCGAGGTCGAACCGCTCGAGCATGCCCAGCATCTGGAGTACGGTTGTCGCGCCCGACGAGGGCGGTGCCATGCCGCAGATCTTGTAGTCGCGGTACGTGCCACAGACCGGCGGGCGCTCCTTGGCCTGATAGGCGGCAAGATCGGCCGCCGTCATGTCGCTGGGCGCGATCCTGGTGGCCGTGACGGCGTTGATCAGGGCCTTGGCATTCTGCCCCGTGTAGAAGGCGTCGGGACCATCGGCCGCGATCTTGCGCAGCAACTTGCCCAACGCGGGGTTGGTAACGGTTTCGCCCTCGACCAGCGGCTTGCCGTTTCTGGTGTAAAGCGCGGCCGCCTCCGGAAAGCGCCCGCCCGCCGCGCCGGTGCCGGTGGACGTGCCACCCTCGGGCCCGGCCACAGCGGTGCTGCCGCCGCCCCACAATGGCGCCAGGTTCGTGCTGGCGGCGGCGAGCGGGCGCGTCACCTTGTAGCCGCCCTCGGCAAGGCGGATGGCGGGGGCGAACAGCGCTTTCCAGCGCAGCTTGCCCCACTTCTTGTTGGCCAATGCCGCCAGCCTAACATTGCCGGGAACGCCGACCGACTTGCCGCCCGGAAACGCCTGAATGAAGGGCAGCGGCTTGCCGTCCGCGCCCACGAACCGCTGCGGCGTGGCGGCGGCGGGCGCCTTTTCGCGGCCATCGATCGTCTCCAGCGGGCCGTTCGCCGTCTGGTGCAGCATGAAACCGCCGCCGCCGATGCCGCTCGATTGCGGCTCCACCACGGTGAGCGCGAGCATCATCGCGACGGCGGCGTCCGCGGCGGAACCGCCGGCGTTCAGAATCTCGAGCCCGGCCTCGGTGGCGCGCGGATCGGCGGAAGTCACCACCCCCTGCGCCTCCGCAACGTCCGGTGCGATGAGGGCGATGGGGGCGAGCAGAGCGGTGAGCGCCAACAGGTTTTTCATGGCCGCGGACCCTATCGGCGCCTTTCCCTGCGTCAACCGGCGCCGACGGCCTCGGTTATCGACCCATAGCCGTCACGCCGAAGCAGCGCGGCGAGATCGCGAAGGATGCGGGTGGGCAGGCCGGGCCCGGCATAGACCATGGCGCTGTAGAGCTGAACGAGGCTGGCGCCGGCGCGAATTCGTTCATACGCCTCCGCCCCGCTGCCGATGCCGCCAACGGCGATCAGCGGAACGGCAGCGCCGGTCGCGACGCGGAAATCCCGGAGCTTCTGGCGTGCCAATGTGGCGAGAGGCGCACCGGAGAGGCCGCCGCTTTCGCTTGCATTGGTTGAGGCGAGCGGAGGGCGAGAAATCGTCGTGTTGCCGATGATGAGCGCATCCAGCCTGTTGTCGATCACCGCGCGGGCGATGTCATCGATCGCGGGGCCATCCAGATCGGGTGCGACCTTCAGGAACAAGGGTCGGGTGCCCGCCGCGGCACGCGTGGCGGCGAGCAGATCGCGCAGCGCGCTGCCATGTTGCAGATCGCGCAGTCCTGGCGTGTTGGGGGAGCTGATGTTGATCGTGACGTAATCGGCGACCTTGGCTGCGGCGGTTACCCCGGTCACGTAATCGGCGATGCGGTCGCCCGCGTCCTTGTTCGCGCCGACATTCAGGCCCAGCACGCCGCGCCGGCTGACCGGCAATCGCCCAAGCGCCGCTTGGAGGCCGCCATTGTTGAAGCCCATGCGGTTGATCACCGCCTCGTCTTCGATCAGCCGGAACAGGCGAGGCTTTGGATTGCCGGGCTGGGGCAAAGGCGTGAGCGTGCCGACTTCCACAGCGCCGAAGCCGAGCGCGTGCAGCCCAGCGACCGCCTCGCCGTCCTTGTCCACACCGGCGGCGAGCCCAAGTGGGTTGGCGAAGCGGATACCGGCCACGGTCGTGGCGAGCGCCGGATCGGCGACCTCGCGAGCGCCCGGCGTGCCCAGACGGCCCCAGAGCGCAAGGCCGCGGATCGTGAGGCGGTGGGCACGCTCGGCATCGAGCGCGAACAGGGCGGGGCGCATCGGAAAGGTCATTGCGGTCCGGTGCCCATGATCGGGCGCGAAGATCAAGGGGGCTGGCGCAGGGAGAACGGCCAAAATCGCGGGTTGATTTCCCGGCCTCTCACGCCCATTTGGCAATCAGAACGATTTAGTCCGATTTGAGAACCGCTCGCAATATGCGCCTGTCCAGCCTTGCCGATTATGCCGTCGTCATGATGACGGCCGCGGCGCGCCATTGCGGCGGGCTGGCGCGTGTCAATGCGACCAGTCTGGCGCAGGAGACGGGCGTGCCGCTTCCCACCGCGCAGAAGCTGGTGAGCAGGCTGTCCTCCGCCGGACTG comes from the Sphingomonas sp. OV641 genome and includes:
- a CDS encoding long-chain fatty acid--CoA ligase; translation: MAPRQLEHFPNLVTMFFTRAEQKGDVPFLWAKRDGAWQPISWSEAARQVASLATALKSIGLSRGDRVMLVSENRPEWCISDLAIMAAGCITVPTYITNTERDHAHIIENSGARAVIVSTQKLADTLLKAVLRTTHVETVIAFDQLRPRPSGVRSCSWAGLIKEHDTPPAVIAAGAGFGRDDTACIIYTSGTGGAPRGVMQHHGAILHNIAGCANVISEDLGWGEEVFLSFLPLSHAYEHTGGQMLPIAMGGQIYYAEGLEKLAANMEEVRPTIMFVVPRLFEVLRVRISKAIDKQGGLSQRLLGAALDIGAKRAAGTLRLSDRPKALLVDAVFKPKIAKKFGGRMKAMVSGGAPLTPEVGIFFQSLGVTFLQGYGQTEAGPVISCNRPKVGVTVDSVGPPLPMTEVRLAEDGEILVRGELVMHGYWRNPSETARVLQDGWLHTGDIGVIDTAGRIKITDRKKDLIINDKGDNVAPQKVEGMLTLQPEIMQAMIAGDRKPHMVAVIVPDPDWTREFCTTNGISNDPSALAANAAYRSAIGQAVERTNKDLSVTERVRRFMLADEPFTIENEQLTPSLKIRRHVLRKIYGERLEALYKG
- a CDS encoding gamma-glutamyltransferase family protein: MKNLLALTALLAPIALIAPDVAEAQGVVTSADPRATEAGLEILNAGGSAADAAVAMMLALTVVEPQSSGIGGGGFMLHQTANGPLETIDGREKAPAAATPQRFVGADGKPLPFIQAFPGGKSVGVPGNVRLAALANKKWGKLRWKALFAPAIRLAEGGYKVTRPLAAASTNLAPLWGGGSTAVAGPEGGTSTGTGAAGGRFPEAAALYTRNGKPLVEGETVTNPALGKLLRKIAADGPDAFYTGQNAKALINAVTATRIAPSDMTAADLAAYQAKERPPVCGTYRDYKICGMAPPSSGATTVLQMLGMLERFDLARLGKDSPVAWHLIGEAMQLAYADRELYLGDTDFVDVPVAGLIDKGYIAQRSGLISETRALGTYEPGTPPGAKPRTYAPQQEVPGTTHFVAIDAKGDIATMTSTIEGPFGSQLIANGFALNNELTDFSLAPEKNGAPVANRVEGGKRPLSSMAPTIVYDGSGAPIFTVGAAGGKTILMQVTKAIIAHLDWKLPAKEALGLGLIYFNKDGLVLEQGTSLPAMKPALEAMGHKVSVGRLGLKANAAEKTAAGWIGAPDPRSVGTALRQ
- a CDS encoding quinone-dependent dihydroorotate dehydrogenase, producing MTFPMRPALFALDAERAHRLTIRGLALWGRLGTPGAREVADPALATTVAGIRFANPLGLAAGVDKDGEAVAGLHALGFGAVEVGTLTPLPQPGNPKPRLFRLIEDEAVINRMGFNNGGLQAALGRLPVSRRGVLGLNVGANKDAGDRIADYVTGVTAAAKVADYVTINISSPNTPGLRDLQHGSALRDLLAATRAAAGTRPLFLKVAPDLDGPAIDDIARAVIDNRLDALIIGNTTISRPPLASTNASESGGLSGAPLATLARQKLRDFRVATGAAVPLIAVGGIGSGAEAYERIRAGASLVQLYSAMVYAGPGLPTRILRDLAALLRRDGYGSITEAVGAG